Part of the bacterium genome, GACCGTGGGCGAACGGCTGCGGAAGAGCGCGTAACGGAATAACGCCTCCCGATCCAAAGGGACGGGACGGGTCGGGGCTGCTCGCCGAAAGCGACGCAGCCCCGATCGCGTTTCCGCCGAGGCGTCACCGGGGATCAGGTTCGATCCAGAGGGTGCGCGGCACAGGCGGAGTGCGCTAGGTGTGGGCTAGTGGAAGTGGGCGATCGTCTTCCACTTGGACCTCTGCCAGTTGTCGCGGATCCCCGGCGGCGGGATCCACGCCGGTAGGGGCATCAACAAAAAGCCCGAGAGCGCGTACACGTACGGCTCGTACATCTCCCGCAGCTCCGCGAGCCGCTCCTCGAAGGCCCGGCTGGGGTGGAGGGCAAGATGCGCCTCCGCGAGAATCTTGCGCAGCCGCTCGAGATCGTCCGGCGGGAGCCGGTCGGGCTCGGGCGCGATCGGCGATCTGTTGAGGATCTGGCTTAGGTCTACGACCGCGTGACGGGCCATCGCAAAGGTGAGCCCGGCGGTGCGCGAACGGACTCCATCGACCCCCGCCATGATGACCGCGCAGGCATCGAGGATGGTCGTGAGCGCGGCAAGCCATGATTGGTTGTCGTGTTCCGATCGATAGAAGCAGAGATTCGGATACGCGATGTGCGAATCGAGCAGGTCGGCCGCCCACTCCTCCCATTTCTCGAGAAAGGGGTCGAGCGCCGATACGTGATCGTACTCCCCCAGCCGCCGAAGGAACTCGACCGCCGTGGGGGGGGACCCCGCCCACGCATCCAGGAGGGTGATGCGCACCTCGCGCTGCGAGAACGCCTGGTACAGGACCGGCAGGTACGAGATGATGAGGGCGAGGAAGCCGAACCCGATACCGGCCTCCGCGATCGTCACCAGCCGGGCCCCGAAGGTGCGCGGGACCACGTCGCCGAGTCCGAGCGTGAAGAACGTCGTCCCGCTCAAATACAGATCGGTGGCCAGCGTCGGGACCCGATCCGGGCTCGTGACATGTGACCCCAGTCCCCACTGCCACAGGCCGAATCCGAATATCAATCCGATCGCCCACACCGCCAGGAGCCAAATGGTCGTGAACGGGCCATAGTAGCTCAGGTACGTCTCGCGCTTCGCCCCGGGCGGGATCCTCCGCATCAGTGCCGAGTAGGTGCGCCAGGCGGGGGCAAGCGCCAGCAAGGCGATGCGGAGGCGCCGCGAGACCCTCCGGGGGAGCACGACGGTCTCGAACGCGTCCCACAGGATTACGGCGATCAAGAAGAGCGCGAGCAGCAGAGCGAGGAGGTTCATTCGGCCGCCGGCGCCCCCATGATGGCCGAGCGCTGGATGTCCTCGTACCGGATCTTGGCCACGTCGAACGCCTCGAGGTTGGCCGCGAGCTTCTTGAAGGTCTGGTCGAAGGAGGGCAGCGTCTTGCGCTGCCGGGTCAGCGGCGTCGTCCGCGCGAGCACGTACGGCTTCACGTACGGGTGGTTGATGCCCCGCTTCTTGAGCCTGGCGACGACGTCGCCCAGGATCTCGTCGGTGCGCCGCACCAAGCCGGCGCGCTCCTCGCGCTCGGGGAGCGTTTTGGGAAAGGTGCCCTTCAGGAACTTGTCGACGCGGCGGAGGATGGGCGCGAAGGCGCCGCCGGCGAAGCGTTTGTTGGTTTCGTAGAGGAGGCCGAGCGTGATGAAATACGCGGCCTCGAACTGAAAGGTGTAGTCCTCCTCGCCCTGCGATGGCGCCTCCGCCACGAGGCCGCGATACATCCGAATCACCTCGAGCGACTTTTCCTTTACATTGTGCGCCTTTTCCGTGTTCAATGCGAGGATCTGGAATCCCACGTCGGGCTCAGGGACAAGAATCGCCGGGATCTCCTTGGCTTTGAGCTTCTCCATGATCGCCCGGCGGTGATTGCCGTTCGGCGTCCAGTACACTCCCGGCCGGGGCGACATCACGACAATGGGGTCGACGAACCGGTCGAGCTTCTTCACGGCGGTTTGGAGGCGCTTCACGTGCGCGGGGGAGAGATCGCGTTGATAGGGCGTGGGTTCGACCTTCGCCATGGGCAGCAGGCCGAAGATCTGCCAGTGGTCGCCGAGGGGTTCGCGGTAGATCGCCAGCACATGGCCGCCGTCGCGCTCGACCTGCTCGGCCAGGGTGACCACCGGTTTCGGTGGGGTTTCATCGGGCAGGACGGTCCACGGGGTCACGAAACACCTCCAGTGAGCTCGATCACCGGATGCATTGACACACGGTCTGCGGTGTGCGTACATGATGGCACGCAGAGGACGGAGACCATTCGGAGGGCGCGGGCATGCGAGAGGACCTCATCCAGGACGTCGACGGCGGCGATGGTATTCTGA contains:
- a CDS encoding potassium channel family protein; translated protein: MNLLALLLALFLIAVILWDAFETVVLPRRVSRRLRIALLALAPAWRTYSALMRRIPPGAKRETYLSYYGPFTTIWLLAVWAIGLIFGFGLWQWGLGSHVTSPDRVPTLATDLYLSGTTFFTLGLGDVVPRTFGARLVTIAEAGIGFGFLALIISYLPVLYQAFSQREVRITLLDAWAGSPPTAVEFLRRLGEYDHVSALDPFLEKWEEWAADLLDSHIAYPNLCFYRSEHDNQSWLAALTTILDACAVIMAGVDGVRSRTAGLTFAMARHAVVDLSQILNRSPIAPEPDRLPPDDLERLRKILAEAHLALHPSRAFEERLAELREMYEPYVYALSGFLLMPLPAWIPPPGIRDNWQRSKWKTIAHFH
- a CDS encoding ParB N-terminal domain-containing protein, whose amino-acid sequence is MTPWTVLPDETPPKPVVTLAEQVERDGGHVLAIYREPLGDHWQIFGLLPMAKVEPTPYQRDLSPAHVKRLQTAVKKLDRFVDPIVVMSPRPGVYWTPNGNHRRAIMEKLKAKEIPAILVPEPDVGFQILALNTEKAHNVKEKSLEVIRMYRGLVAEAPSQGEEDYTFQFEAAYFITLGLLYETNKRFAGGAFAPILRRVDKFLKGTFPKTLPEREERAGLVRRTDEILGDVVARLKKRGINHPYVKPYVLARTTPLTRQRKTLPSFDQTFKKLAANLEAFDVAKIRYEDIQRSAIMGAPAAE